One window from the genome of Physeter macrocephalus isolate SW-GA unplaced genomic scaffold, ASM283717v5 random_1496, whole genome shotgun sequence encodes:
- the LOC114485328 gene encoding adenylyl cyclase-associated protein 1 isoform X2 produces MADMQNLVERLERAVGRLEAVSQASDMHCGYADSAAKGTTPYVQAFDSLLAGPVAEYLKISKEIGGDVQKHAEMVHTGLKLERALLVTASQCQQPAGNKLSDLLAPISEQIQEVITFREKNRGSKLFNHLSGVSESIQALGWVAMAPKPGPYVKEMNDAAMFYTNRVLKEYKDV; encoded by the exons ATGGCTGACATGCAAAATCTGGTAGAAAGGTTGGAGAGAGCGGTGGGCCGCCTGGAGGCAGTCTCCCAGGCCTCTGACATGCACTGTGGGTATGCAGACAGTGCTGCAAAAG GAACGACTCCATATGTGCAAGCATTTGATTCACTCTTGGCCGGTCCTGTGGCAGAGTACCTCAAGATCAGTAAAGAGATTGGGGGAGATGTGCAGAAGCAT gCGGAGATGGTCCACACGGGTCTGAAGTTGGAGCGAGCGCTCTTGGTTACAGCCTCTCAATGCCAGCAGCCAGCAGGC AATAAGCTTTCCGATTTGTTGGCACCCATCTCCGAGCAGATCCAAGAAGTGATAACCTTTCGGGAGAAGAACCGAGGCAGCAAGTTGTTCAATCACCTGTCAGGTGTCAGCGAAAGTatccaggccctgggctgggtggcTATG GCTCCCAAGCCCGGTCCCTATGTGAAGGAAATGAATGATGCTGCCATGTTTTATACAAACCGAGTCCTCAAGGAGTACAAAGATGTGTAA
- the LOC114485328 gene encoding adenylyl cyclase-associated protein 1 isoform X1: MADMQNLVERLERAVGRLEAVSQASDMHCGYADSAAKAGTTPYVQAFDSLLAGPVAEYLKISKEIGGDVQKHAEMVHTGLKLERALLVTASQCQQPAGNKLSDLLAPISEQIQEVITFREKNRGSKLFNHLSGVSESIQALGWVAMAPKPGPYVKEMNDAAMFYTNRVLKEYKDV, translated from the exons ATGGCTGACATGCAAAATCTGGTAGAAAGGTTGGAGAGAGCGGTGGGCCGCCTGGAGGCAGTCTCCCAGGCCTCTGACATGCACTGTGGGTATGCAGACAGTGCTGCAAAAG CAGGAACGACTCCATATGTGCAAGCATTTGATTCACTCTTGGCCGGTCCTGTGGCAGAGTACCTCAAGATCAGTAAAGAGATTGGGGGAGATGTGCAGAAGCAT gCGGAGATGGTCCACACGGGTCTGAAGTTGGAGCGAGCGCTCTTGGTTACAGCCTCTCAATGCCAGCAGCCAGCAGGC AATAAGCTTTCCGATTTGTTGGCACCCATCTCCGAGCAGATCCAAGAAGTGATAACCTTTCGGGAGAAGAACCGAGGCAGCAAGTTGTTCAATCACCTGTCAGGTGTCAGCGAAAGTatccaggccctgggctgggtggcTATG GCTCCCAAGCCCGGTCCCTATGTGAAGGAAATGAATGATGCTGCCATGTTTTATACAAACCGAGTCCTCAAGGAGTACAAAGATGTGTAA